CTGCCAACCTTTGATATACTTTCTACCGGGTATGCGACCTATGCAGGGATGAATGATGGTTAACCTCAAACAATTCCTCCACGACAGGTATAGAATTTAGAAAGATTATTCGCATAATATCGATAAGCTGAGTTGGCAGCGAGTACAATTGGGAAAATGCTGGTGAAATTGCCTATTGCTCTTTTCCCAATGCCCTTTATAGAATAAACTTCTTTCCATACTCTTTCATGGCCAAATTGTAATTGGTCTGGGGTCATTTGTTTTGGTTGAAAAACAATGTGTTGTCCATCGTATTTACTCCAATCTCTATCAATAATCCGATTCTCTTTTTCCAGACGTTGGAATAAGGGAGTTCCTGGAAAGGGTGTTAGAATTGAAAAACGAGGAAGTCCTATTTTGTTTTCGATTACAAAGTCGCGAACTGCATCAAAGGTCGAAATGTCATCATCGTCATTGCCAAATACAAAAGTTCCATTGATGATAATTCCAACATTTCGTAATTTACGAATGAGTTCTGAATACCCATCGGGATCGTTAAAAGATTTTTTAGTAGATCTTAATGTTGTTTTTGAAATACTTTCGAATCCGATCAGAAGTCCTTTGCATCCGCTTCTCACTAAAAGTTCAAAAAGTTCATCATCTCTACCAATGAGAGTGGTCGATAGCCCAACCCAATAGATTTTCAAAGGGATTAAAGCCTTAAAAAGTTCCTTTGCATATTCCTTATCAGCAATTAAATTTAAATCGTAAAACAAAACTTGTTTTGCTTTTCTTTGTTTTATATCTTCAACTATATGTTCTATGGGTTTTTGGAATGGTCTTCTTCCCCAAGCAACAGGAACTACACAAAATTCGCAGTTATGAATGCAACCTCTTGTGGCCTCAAAAGTGTTAAGAGTTTTGTAACTTTTTTGGCGAAGAAGTTCTCGTTTGGGAAATGGAAGGTTCTCTTTCTTTTCTAGAGAAAAGGAAGCAGACATAACATAATGTTTTTTTAAGTTTTGATTTTGAAAGTCATATAAAAGTTCTGGCCAGGACTCCTCCGCATAACCAGTTACAATTGAATCCGCATGTTTTTTTGCTTCTTCCGCTAATAAAGTAACATGTGGACCACCTAATATAACTGTCTTTCCTTGGTTTCTAAACTTTTCTGCCAATTCATAACTTCTAGGGGCACTACCTGTGATGACGGTCATTCCAATGAGGTCAGCATCAATGTTTGCAGGAAGATCTTCTATCCCTTCATCGTATATTTTTACTTCTGCCCCCAACGTATTGGGAACCAAAGCAGCAAGGGTTGTTAGGGTAAGAGGAGCTGCACGAAGGTCCTTCCGAAAAATTCCTGTTCGGTGTCTATATAAAGGA
The window above is part of the Leptospira brenneri genome. Proteins encoded here:
- a CDS encoding B12-binding domain-containing radical SAM protein, yielding MHSFKIALISPKGPLYRHRTGIFRKDLRAAPLTLTTLAALVPNTLGAEVKIYDEGIEDLPANIDADLIGMTVITGSAPRSYELAEKFRNQGKTVILGGPHVTLLAEEAKKHADSIVTGYAEESWPELLYDFQNQNLKKHYVMSASFSLEKKENLPFPKRELLRQKSYKTLNTFEATRGCIHNCEFCVVPVAWGRRPFQKPIEHIVEDIKQRKAKQVLFYDLNLIADKEYAKELFKALIPLKIYWVGLSTTLIGRDDELFELLVRSGCKGLLIGFESISKTTLRSTKKSFNDPDGYSELIRKLRNVGIIINGTFVFGNDDDDISTFDAVRDFVIENKIGLPRFSILTPFPGTPLFQRLEKENRIIDRDWSKYDGQHIVFQPKQMTPDQLQFGHERVWKEVYSIKGIGKRAIGNFTSIFPIVLAANSAYRYYANNLSKFYTCRGGIV